A segment of the Trifolium pratense cultivar HEN17-A07 linkage group LG7, ARS_RC_1.1, whole genome shotgun sequence genome:
AGCAGGAAGCAGCGTGATGTAAATTTCATAATTctgaaataatttatttatacaaGTCTTTTGCCCTGTAAGTTTTAAAGTCTAAACGTTAGTAACTGAAGTAGTAATAAATGTGCTATCTTGATCAAATGCAGAGAGCTTTTACACCTCCATTTGTAGATGATGGTCTTATTGAAGTTGTTGGATTTAGAGATGCGTGGCATGGACTTGTTTTACTTGCTCCAAATGGACATGGAACTCGCCTTGCTCAGGTAATGTGGACACGATGAAATGTTgtatacatatttattttttatataaagttcTCAGGCCACAACATTTTTATCTTAATCATATTTTCCTTTTGGAATTACTTTCCAAAAGTTTACTTTGCCATCCATGATCCATCCGtaccaattattattattttattgatttgaaAGTTTAAAATGGCTTGAAATGATCTTGTCATTAGGCAAAAAGAATCCGCTTTGAGTTTCACAAAGGTGCAGCAGATCATACATACATGAGGATTGATGGGGAACCATGGAAGCAACCTCTCCCAGTTGATGATGATACTGTTTTGGTAGAGATTTCTCACCATGGCCAGGTTAACATGCTTGCTACTCATGAGTCCAAGTCTAAAAGTGTGTATGATCCATCATCACCTCATCATAATGATGCTGAAGAAGATGATAATGAAGAAGACAGTTTAGCAGATGAATTTCGAAAATTTGGTGCAGCAGATACTTTCAAAATCCCTGATGAGGTAGATATTGCTCATCTTAGTTAGGCTTCTCCCTATTACACCATTCTTTAATATTATGTGGTTGACATTGCCTACTTAATTGTTTAGACATTATATGTATTTATGGTAGGCTCCATCAATTGTATCACCTGTTTGATCAATTCTAGCAGCGCATGTCTGTAAACATGGTCATTGTAATTTAGAATTGAGATGCTGTAATTGATCCGTTCTGAACCTTCTTGCagtttaaataaatattcaaagtAACTTCTGTCCTTTGAATTATGTGCTCCTCATGTGTTAGGTTCTAGTTTCAGCATTTCTAGATTCTTTTAGACGACAAAAATGAGAGtgctttttaataaattttatttgtgtaAAAACCTTAATCGAAAATCAATCTGGAATGAAGAGAGTATATGAAAATCTTcaaaaaaacatttcaaattcattgttttttctGTCCATTGAATTCACAAACCTTAAATAGTTTTCTTAGAGCCTATTGGAAATTACTCTCACTTGGGGAGAGGTGACCATGGAATCTTATCTTCTTAATATGTACATTGTGGTGTGGCTGAGGGAACACCCCATGCATAAGGCCCTGTAACAAAAGAACAGACGACTGtataacttaaaaataaaaagagaaaaatgcaAATGCTGGTGTAAACCAGTAACTGAGAATAGTAAGTTCACcgaaatataaaattatttactcAGAATGTATGCCTTTAGGCTTGCTTTTTATTAGAACTGCAAAATACATTTGTGACtgcaaagtaaaaaataaaaaatacatgcaAATCGTGTTAGAAGGGTGAACTAATTGTGGTTTTTAGCAGAACAAATACCACAATTTAAACCAAGTACTGTATGAGAAATCATGCTGATTCTTGCTTATCTAACTCAGTAGATTAAGAAAAGGCATGTCAAGGAAATCTTCACTTGAAGATTGTTTCCGAAGACCATAGCTACATAACAGACAATTGTTGTCCCAAACATTTTGAAACGGCCTCATTAGCCTTCTGTGGTTGCgccctttcttcttttttcttcttctccctggagtaaaaaaacatttcaatGAATCAAAATCTTGCTGAGAACAACCATCAAGCTGTAACTGTAAATCTGTCACATCTATTAGACATTGACTTGTAATGGCATATTCAGATTTATAGATGGAATATCAGATTGTGTCAGATCTCGGCAGTAAAATAGCCCCATTTTCAGACTGACATTCAACACTagaattataaatttattagcTTGAGGCAAGTTCCCAGTTGGTTATACATAGGATAGAATGTTGGATCTGTCTCAAAAATAAGGATGTTTGTGTTTTTACTCATTGCAAACGTGACTTTTTATCATGTCTAGTCAAATTCGAGGTTTAAAAGCAATATCAACTTTACTTGATACTAACAAGATATGTACTTGATAGGAGAGAAAATCAATTATGATGATCTCTACCATAAAACGCAACACACCCTTGGCAGACTTATAAATAACCACAGTtatatcaaattcaaaatgGAAAGCCGTGACAACAAAGAGAATGAGAACAACTGAAGGGCAATGAAGTGTTTAGTGTCTACCTGTCAATATATTCCTTTAGCAGCTCTTTGGCTTGAACCAGCTTGGAAAGAAGCATACGATACACATCCAAGTCCCGATCAACGCTTTTTTTGTCGATGTTCAAAGCCGCAGTAAGCTATTATTTTGACACCAAATATTAACTATCATAAGTCTTCCAAACATTCATTAATCATGGGAGGAAAACATATCAGGTTAAGTCCATTTTTAATCACTTCAAACTATGTTTGAATTGCTAGACTTGTCGCTTGCAAGCTTGTTAACAGGAGAACTAGACCATACATAGGTTCAACTTAAAATAATTCTAAAGCAAGAAACTATGATAAaccatttaaattaattacaaaGTATAAGTCATGCATGATGGGTTGAATGAATTGGGCTACCTTGTCTAAAATTGTTGGTTCTGTCGCATTTGCCAACTCAAGAAGGCGAAAAAGTCCTACTGCAAAGAAACGACTATAACTGAATTCACCCTTTCCTCCTGCTCTTTGTGCAATATCCTTTAATATCCCTTCAATTTCTCCTTCTTTGGATGAAAACTCAACCAGGGAAGTAGAGTTTTGAGTCCTAGCCCACTCTTCCAACTTCTGTGCATCTATTCTGTAGAGTGTAAAATAAAACGTCTGCAAattaaagttaatattttttttcctgttgGTGCTGGGTATGCATAACAGTTTGCTGATAAGTGGGCAGGTCGCAGCCGAAACGTATGTGGGTCTGCAACTAGGGGACATATGGGGTGAAGCCCCCATGGTACGGTTCAAGAGTAATGTTGTAAATTGGACCATAGTATTTAAACACGCGTTTTACTTTGTAAACCTTAAACTTCCAGTGATAATAGAAAGGTTGTTTAAGGTACTGCAGCTGCTGTGCAATTGGAGACATAGGCACAATTGGCCAAACTCCGTGTTCAAATATTATGGTCTATGTTTGCGCTGCTTTTGTATCTTTTACTTTTGAACCAGGTGGCAATTATAACAATTGGGAATAATCATCAAAGATATCAATAATAGTAATACTATCATTGAAACCTAGATTCTGGTGAACATAGTCTGCAGTGGCTTGCTTACAGTccttattcttattattattttcaatcatTAAATCAATGGTTTGGCTCAAGGATAGCGGAGGGAAATAAAGAACAATAAAGAAAAGCTAAATTAGTCAATCATATAACCTGTATTGTTCCGGATCTTCCTTCAATGCATTAATATAAGCTTTGAAGATGACATCTCGTTCCTCTTCACTAGAATACCCTTCCATGAGTTTATCATAAACAGTGACAAAACCAAGAGCAAATACAGGATCATAACGGTATGATGTCTTGTATCTCATTAAATGATGCTGGACAATGAGCTCCTGCAGCACATTGTTATAGATACTTGGGATTGGTCGTTTATATGCCTTTAGGAAATTCAACTTTGTCTCGGAAACACTTGGAACATCTGCAGTAGATGATAACCCATGACCAACTATTGATAATAAGGtgcattttcttcttttattcattaataataatctTCCCATTTTTGCAATAGGTGctagaaaaataaacaaacccaATGTAAAACTTTCCATGCCATGTCATGCACTCTTTTACCTAAGTTAGGCAAATTTTACTTAGATTGGAGGTTCATGGTAGACTGGTACTTgaaaattgttgaaaatttcGATGACAATAGACATCATCAACTCTCGAATATAGAAGCTCTCAATCCTCTCATCATCACGATTGAGACAATGACTTGATCGGTATTGGTTCAACAAAAATAGAGGAAAATGAATATGCACCTCAAAACTCAACTTGTTcatttttccttattttttgtcaaaccaACATTGATATGGTCACTGTCTCAGTTGTAAAGACATGGAGGACTGAAAGCTCTACTTCAGAGGGGCATTGTCCGTTGGCGTTAAGAGTTTTTGACTGAGTTTTGAATATTGGTCTATCATGAACCAGCTATCAACGTGGTTCGCCATAGAACTCACCATTTAGATATCTGCTGAAAATTTATGCTACCGACTTTTCTAGTTCCTTCCAATAGGGATGAAAAATAAGGTACAAATTCATCTTGCTTGGAAACCCTCTATGATACCGCCATTGGAAATGCTCTCTAATTAAACCAAAACTCGCCAAAAAGGATCCCGAAAGAGTATATATGATCTAATCAGCTTAATTCCTAATCATTAATGCAAAAAAACCAACTAAAAGAAACTAACCCACAATAGCTCAAAATAGGGTCTTGTCAACAAAAAAGTCTAAACATACTTGAAATTTATTACATAAATATTCTCTTCTAGTCTTTGGAGCCTAATGTCTAAGTAAGAGGACATTTTATTTGTATGCATAGCTCAAAACAGGATCTAAATTTTAAGGCATGAGAAAGTTCAACAACATGGAGAGAATAAaacatactccctccatttcaaattacttgtcgttttagaaaaatacaccttcttaatttattgttagtaatttgaaacggagggagtaattcgGAACAAAATTAACAAAGTCACAAACCTGTGACAGAAGACATGCATTGAATAACCATTTTAGATGAAGAATTGGCAGCTCTAACACCAACATGATGATAGTATGAGGAATCTATCCTAATTCCAAAGAAATCAGAACTGGAAGCAAGGAAACGAGTAGAAGAAGAAGGTAGAGTTGATTTTCTCTGTGAGCATTGAGTTGTTGCTGAGAATGACAGAGAAGTTAGAGCAGCCATAACTAACTAGAAAATGGAATACAAAGAAAGAGTAGAGTAGAGGCAATGAGTCTTAGGAAAAATCCTTCATGGAATGGAAGGACAAAATTCAGAGGAAAGGTGCATTGGTTTGAAACGAAACAAGTGTATAAGGAAAAGAAGAAGACAAAAAAGCTTATCCACACTGTGAAGTCCAAAAAAATGAAACCGAAACCTTTTTGTTGTCGACATTGTAAGGAGTCGCTCACATAATGACACGTTGAAATTTGTTAGTCACACTGATTTTTTAGCTTAAAACATCATGAAAGTATTTACTAAGACGGAGTATTGCTTTTCAAAATAATCTTTACCTGAAATTTACAAttgagctgaggatcgaaccaGATTTATTATCGTGGTTAGTCTCCTTGATTTTATTTAACATCTTGTTAGTGCATGGAAACTATGTTTGACTTTATCAATcccaaatttaaaatattctccTTTTCTTATTGGTAATTTTTATGTCACTTTTTGGGTGTGTGCCAAACTCCATAATAAAAGCCTGAAAATCATCCAATCTAACTAGATTTCCATTTTTAGtgaaaatggaaagaaaaatgctaaacagtgcccgaggcactgtttaaggaaccaaatatagtaatattatattgaaatttgtgcagtcaacgcctcgaaagtctaaaaaatgttattttcaat
Coding sequences within it:
- the LOC123894648 gene encoding protein THYLAKOID FORMATION1, chloroplastic-like, with the translated sequence MAALTSLSFSATTQCSQRKSTLPSSSTRFLASSSDFFGIRIDSSYYHHVGVRAANSSSKMVIQCMSSVTDVPSVSETKLNFLKAYKRPIPSIYNNVLQELIVQHHLMRYKTSYRYDPVFALGFVTVYDKLMEGYSSEEERDVIFKAYINALKEDPEQYRIDAQKLEEWARTQNSTSLVEFSSKEGEIEGILKDIAQRAGGKGEFSYSRFFAVGLFRLLELANATEPTILDKLTAALNIDKKSVDRDLDVYRMLLSKLVQAKELLKEYIDREKKKKEERAQPQKANEAVSKCLGQQLSVM